The genome window GAGCACTCACCATATCTAAAATGTCTCAAAACTATCTCTAGCCACTACATGGGCACACAATCCTGCACCCACACCTATGTACTTTATGCATCAATGTGCCACTTGGTTCGAAAAGCATTTGCAAAGTCTTCCTGAAGCCCCACAGagctttgcttttctctgtaGGAAAAAAGTCTCACTGTATGAGACTCATATGAAATGTTTGAGTTTCCTCTTTAGCTGAGTTTGCTTTAATCTTTAAAACTCACCATCTTGGGCTCTTTCCCTGGAGCCATCAGGGAAGCCCTTGTTTGTTTATGACCCCCACCCTCTCCCCATCCCTACCACCCTCTCTGTGTAAACTCTTCTGGCTAGATTGGTGGCCAGCCACAGAGCTCTTATGTCAGTGCTGACCAAAGCAGGAAAAACTAATGACTTATTTGCTTctaaggcaaacacacacacacacctcaacacaTACCTATATACTGAAGTTTGTGAATTTCAACAAGTAGCCTAAAGGCTTCAATTCTGGCtttgcattttaacatttgCAGCCTGTTTGACCTTTCTATAATGTTGGTTCTGGCACTAAGATGAGGCCATTAGTCCAGAGAGTGAACTATATGTTTTacccctctttcctctttgcCCAGGAACAGGAATACTGTCTCCTCAGCCAGAGGAAAACCCTCACTGGTGGAACGCCAACATGGTGTAAGAACTTCTGTCTGTCCTTCACTTTCAGTTTAATATACTCACTTCTATTTCCCATCTCTTTCAATCTAACTCTCCCTTCTTTTGTTGATGATTGTATGTGTTTAAAGATGCATGTACACTTGGGAGTTCTTTTGATAGAGAAAAAACTGTTAATGGAAATGTAATCCCTTctattgcatgtgtgtgaatatgctGTGTTTCTTTCTATTTATTGGCCTTTTCGTATTGTTCGAGTTTACTATCAGTACCTCACAAAATATTCTTGATCTGGGGCCTTATTCACTGGCCTctattcacctccattcatctATTATCTGCCACTTACCCAGGACTGTATCATAGAggtagcaggctgaggaggccAGGCCAGACGTCCTTTTCCCTTTTCATATCCGTTAACTGCATTTTGGCGATTCTAAGGCATTCCCTGGCCAGCTGGGATATGAGGCACCCCCAGTGTGTTCTCGGTCTGTCCCAGGGTCTCCTCCCACATGCCTAGAACACCACCACAGGGAGGTGCCCGGGATGCATCCCGACAAGGTGCCCAAACCACCTGAACCGGCTCCTTTtgatgaggaggagcagaagctCTACTCTGAGCTCCTCCCTAAGAGTGAACCCAACCATCCTGTGAAGGAAGCTCATTTGAGCCACTTGTATCCACAATCTCATTCTTTCGGTCACTACCCAGAGTttgtgaccataggtgagggttggAACTAAGATCGATCAGCAAATCAAGAGCTTTGGGCCACTTGGGGCAGGAACTCAATCCCAACTCAGAGGGGGCAAGCCACCTTTTTTGTGTAGACAACCATGGCCTCAGACTTAGAGATGCAGACCCTCATCAGGACTGTTTTGCACTCAGCTGAAAACCACCCCAACAAGTGCTGGAGATAACAACTCAATGAAGCCAACagaaccacatcatctgcaaagagcagAGACATAACCCTGAGATCAGATACTGGACACCCTCCTCCCCCAACTGCACCTTGAAATTCTGTCAGTGAAAATCATAATCACAAGCTGTGACTGAGTACAGCCTTAGCGGAGTCTAAAACTCACTGGGAACAAGCTTAACTTCGTTCCACAAATGCGGGTACAGCTCTTGCTGTGGTTATACAGCTTGTAGCAGTGACCCTGGCACTCTATAACACCCCAAAATTCTGCAGTACGCCCCACAAGACACCTTGAGGACATGGTTGTATGCTTTCCTTAAGTCTACAAAACACATATAGACTGGATGGATGAAGTCACATGACCCCTCTAGCATCTGTGCtggtgttttggttttccaACTACCCCAGTGACCTCCTACGGGGAAATGCTGATGGCCTCCATGAGTCCTCTGGGTGTAACTCCTCCATGGAGGGTGTATGTTGCATTCAGAAGCTTTTCAGAAGTGTTCCTTCAACCATACAATGACATTCTCAGTCAAGTTCAGCACCCTTCCACCCCTGCTGAGAACAGCTTGGACAAGGCTATGCTTACCCCTCCTGAGTTGCTTGACAGTTGTCAGAATCTGGCAAAGTTTTTGCTTGTGTCCCCTGGGCTAACCAAATCTGTCATAGCAGACGTCTGCACCACATGTGTCTTTCCTTTGGGTTTGATTCATGTAACTGTCTTGTAATTTCTCAGCATCAGCAAACCAAATCAAATTCCTTGTGCATTGGTTCTGCCTGGCAAATAAAAGCTGTAATAACAGTATCCTTCTCTTCCCTAGGTTCATCCCCTACTGCTCCAGTGATGTGTGGAGTGGAGCCACAGCAAAGACAGACAACAGTAAGACTCATTATACTAGTACTTTAATTGTTATGTAGATATTGAGGTTTAATTAGAAATCTGTCACTCTGGATATGTGTGcgatacacaaataaataaatctcattAATCTTACTTGTGGCTCTGCACTAATGCATGAAGCATTGTAGATGTAAATAACTTGACGGTATGGTTTTTAGATGACTATGCGTTCATGGGGTCTCTGATCATCAAGGAGGTGGTGAACGAGCTGCTGACAAAAGGGCTGGACAATGCCAAGGTTCTGCTTCTTGCAGGAAGCAGGTCAGTTTAATGTCTgtgtatagatgtgtgtgttcactctgtTTCCGTATTCAACGGTCAAAAGATGAACTGTAGTAACCTCATCCCACCAGTGCGGGCGGTACAGGTGTCCTGCTGAACGTGGACCATGTTGCTGAACAGCTGGAGTCACAGGGTTACCCAGGGGTGCGAGTCAAGGGCTTGGCTGACTCGGGGTGGTTCCTGGACAACAAGCAGTACAGATTTACCGACTGCCTGGATACCATTACTTGCGCCCCCACCGAGGCCATAAAGAGGGGGATCAGGTAGGAAAGAGGAGTAGATGATGGTGTTTAAAGAGAAattaaaccccaaacccaaacgTTTGTGAAGTACCTGGTGGGGtacctggtctttggtggcagatTTGGGGTTGGGGTTTGGCCCAGTCTTTAAAAACTGATGGTGGTGATTGAGTTGAGGAGGGTGGTGCTTAAGCTTTCCTGTCATACATTGCTGTTGTGCAGGTACTGGGGCGGGCTGGTGCCTGAAAGCTGCAGACAAGCTCATGTGGGAGAAGAGTGGAACTGCTTCTTTGGATATAAAGTCTACCCGACCTTGAAAAGTGAGTGCACGCACGTTTTCTCAAAAGACTGACATGGATTATGGAGGCAGGAGTCGATGCTTTGCTTCGGTTTTAAACTCCTCTCTCCTGTGCAGGCCCAGTGTTTGTGGTGCAGTGGCTGTTCGATGAGGCTCAGCTGACGGTGGACAACATCCACCTGACGGGACAGCCTGTGCATGAGGGCCAGTGGAGATACATACAGAACCTGGGGCAGGAGCTGAGGAACACACTGCATGACGTACCGTAAGGCAGCTGGACACATACAAACaagtgcatacatacacattcaaAAGAACTGATCACTTCTTTGACTGTCCAATTCTGTGTTTTCAACTGCAGGGCCATGTTTGCTCCAGCCTGCCTGTCCCATGAGCTCATTACCAGAACGTGAGTAAATTACACATTAGAAACTATAAATTTAGACTCAGGGTTTCCAGACTTTCATTCAGCCACATACctatttgaagtgattttgccctaatGACCTTAATATGAGaggatattttggtttgtgttaagtattaaattctTAAGGTACCATACATCAGCACTGCCAATCTATTCAAAGTGGGCACATTAAAATGCagcattaaaataatgaaattaagcTATTCTTCACTTTGCCCAGTAACCCTTTCATACCCCTCTGTGACCACTGGGGATCCCTGGACTTAAACCTGAAAGACTAATTTAGACActatctgtctttctcctttttatGTGCCCATCatatatgctgttttctttctctataGCAACTGGATGGACATTCAGGTGAAAGGGACCTCCCTGCCCAGAGCCCTCTACTGCTGGGACCGTGGCCTCCAAGACACCATCCATACCAACAATAGTCATGGCAACCACAATCACCAAAACCACAAGGTCCAACCCATGAGGGGTTGCCCCCtgcatttgattgacagctgtccATGGCCGCACTGTAACCCCACCTGCCCGACGATTCGCGACCAGCTGACAGGACAGGAGATGAGCGTGATCCAGTTCCTGAAGCATTTGGGTTTCGACGTGCAGAAAATGGCCCAGCAGCAGGGAATGGACCCTGGGAAGCTACTGGGCATGCTCAATAACGGGAACTGACAAGTCAAGCCATGGTTTCTTGCAAGTGCAGCATCGGTAGTGTACTCTCAGTAAGCCAATTTACAGAAATAACAAAGGTGCTGATTATAACTGATCAGAAAACAACAGGAACATGGGaaacaaaaactgagaaaatgcaGTTTCCAAAGGTTCTCCTCCacaatcaacaaacaaaaacatgaaaccaaCTCAGCCTTGAGCAAACTGACTGGAGGACTGGCACACTTTGAAGTGACCGATCAGTTTGAAGATGTTCAATAAAAATCAGGAGTAtgttgaaaaagaaaagtgatgGGGTTTTTAAAATCAACAGGTGGGATCAGTTGCTCCATGGTTTTGTATATCTATCTTGGTTTTAAAGTATAGACAAAGCTATATAGATATGCTATTATTGTGTGGTCTACacaaatatataattataaatgCAGGtacagtaggtgtgtgtgtgtgtgtgtgtgtgtgtgtgtgtgtttatatatatatatatatatatatatatatatatatatatatatatgagagaAATGGAGACTGTCATGGTGTTAATCTAAAATAATATGTTCAAGTTTTGGATGGGAAAGCACTGGCCTGAAAGTAACATCTTACAGTTGATGGCAAGTTATTTCCTCCAGCTACAAAACttctgaaagagagaggaacagagattTGTGGGGATTTGGTGCTCTCTTCAGTCAACTTTAAACATCCCATTCAGAAATCACTATGGTGCTGTCTCAACCTCCCACCTTATatgctgctttttgttatttggAAAAATACGTTTATGGGTAATGTTTACTAATAAAGATAATTATCTAATACAGGTACAAAGATTAAGTACAATTTTGTCCTTCAAGCTACTCAAGAGattgtgtatatttatttttctattaaacATATCTTGTATGGGTGTTATAGTCAGTAACTGTAAATAAGTTTCATTCCTTTGGTTTTTGAATGCATGTTCATAAAAACAGTATGTATGAAAAGATATCTATGCTAACAGTGCATCATGTCCACAATATTTTTCTTCTGAGTTTGCAGAAAATATTctgttgtgcatttttattcattagaaGGACTCACTCCTTCCACAAAGAATAAATACAATTACACAGTGCAAtgataaaacataatttaattttttttaaaaagtacataaaaacaaatagttTATCGGTttaaagtaggaaaaaaaagataaatttaagttaaatagaGGCCTGTTCCAGTGATTGGAGCTGACATCCTTTTCTATATCAACAGTTTATCTAACATAAGACCCACAACATCCACATCTCACCTATGACATTTACCCTgataaaacatcacaaactaatgataaaaaaaaaaaaaaacattcacaatacaaatgtacaaaaagaTTATGCACTACACATCTTTTGCACCAgaaacaataacatttttgttCACAGTTGGCATGAAAGTGCTATTCGGAGAGGTGAGTGAAGACTaatttgctcagttttttttttagcacatcTGACACTAttaactgtttgtgtgtttttacacatTAAACTGCCAACACAGTTTGCTTCTCGACAGTCTAAATGTAGGGTGTGCTTGTTAAATGCAGTTGTTTGCCTTCCTAATGCTCACCTTGTAATCCCCTCTTCCAATCAGTTTTTTCCTCTGAGCCGTCAAACACAATCGATCCGGTTCACACAGCTCACAATATTGGCCTCAGACATCATTTTGTTAGTGGTGTGTTGTCAAAGGCAGACTTGCACAGCGCTCCATAATGCAAGTGAAATACTGCAGTTTCTCTATGGCAACGGTTTCACATATCTACTCTTGGCATTTCCTGATGATAAAAGACAAGTTTCAagttaacaaataaataagacacTTGATTTTTCAGGGGAATCAGTGACAGGGTACAAACAAATCCAGTTTTCTGCCCAATATTTTTCCAATAATATCCACGTTGGTTTTGAGAGGAAAGGTTTCTCAGAGGATCTCCATCCCTCAGAGCACAGAGAAGTGAGGCGGCTGATCAGCTGGAAACAGCGCTTTGGATCTTAACAGGCAGTGTCCTGGGAAAACAAAAGATATCAGTGattggagggagaaagaggaagaggaagccaGGGACAGAAAACTACCTACTCTTGCACAGATTGGGATTAACTTCAGACAACATGTGCTCATGTAAAGCCAAGCAGCAGTGCGGTGACAACTGACCTGGCTGGTGAGCCGGCGATTAGAGGTGCGCTTCTGCTCGTGGATGGACTGCAGGCGAGTGATCAGGAACTTTTTATCCTCTCCCTcctaaacacagacaaacaaacggTGGAGGGGTGAGAGACACTGACAAAGCAAAACACTGGCTGTCGGCAATGAGCGATgaataacagagaaaaaatcTGTCCCAGTGTAAGAGTGCAAGGGTGTAAGACaaatcagagacagacagaggaacatGCAGGTGTTGTCTTACATTTTGTATCTGCTCCTGTAATAAGGTGATGATCTTCCTCTGGCCGTCCACCACCTGAGTGTGGAAGTAGATGACGATCCTgatggaaaggaaaaacaaatccagTGAACGCTAGGGCTGTAACGGTTCAGTTTTTCCACAGCTCGGCCTGTATCACAGTTTGACCTGTGTATTTAAACTGACTCCGAATTCAAGCtccttctttttaatttaaacatgtATCAAAATTTAAGACACAATAGTGAATTCAGgagcttttgcttttttctttttctgtatagtgacacagggacagagagagacaaagtcagggaggagagagcagacggaatgaacaattaattgaaatattatccAAATCGCAAtgtggccaagtgcaatatccaaattgtaGGAGCTACAGTTTTTTGATAAAGTTTAAACATGTGACAAAACAGTGTAAGTAAAGCATTACGTTGCTACAGTGATGTCCAAGTTGACATCACTGTCATACtttacagtgaaaatgacaTTATAATCCAAAATTGTTATTAATACTAAATTCGTGACTCATATCACAATCTCAATATCTGTCAAATTAactgcaattttatttttaaactacCATTTAGCTCTGCAGTAAAGGGCTTGGCTCAGAATCAAACCTGGGCCACCGCAGTAAGGACTCTGCCTTGATAAGTGGAACGTGCTCTaccagtgagccaccgggacGTCCCAACAGAAACCTCAGAAGCTCAGTTATTCTGCCTTTTGGCAGTTGTTATTGATGAAAACCAGTGTTGAATGTTCTACATTAGAAACGTGTTTGCTGTCATGTTGTATCATGCTCAAAGAAATTTACATGCAAGAGCCGGAGTGGAAAACAATCACGGTTCACCACACATGTGCGGTTCAATGAACCGAGGaatgcagaaaaacagtttttcagtttCGGTACAAAATTGTTTCTCCCGATGAAACTGCTGTTCTCATTAATTCATTGAGATGCTTCCCTGATCTCTGTAGAGCTGCTACAGAGCGTCACTTCTAGAGCTGGCAAAGACTCACTGTTCtcctcaaggacacttcagcagggtggatacTCGCTGTCAGTGCAGGTTAAACCTCCAGGTCACCCTGCTGCAGCAtcctgtatgtttgtgtgtgtgtgtgtgtgtgtgtgagagagagagtgagtgtgtgtgtacttacagAAAGATGCCTGCAgcaagaaaaaggaagagagggtTCTCCACCAGGTAGGAGTGCACCCAGGCCAGCAAGGACAAGTTAGGATTGTCTTTCCCCAGCTGAGCCACCCAGCTCTTCCCGGCCTGGAACATGGTTTTGAGGCCGCGGAACGGGCCGCAGGACGAGGAGGGCGTGATGCTGGTGGGAGGAAGACAGGGAGGGCAGAGAACAGGGGCTCAGCATGCACCCTCAAATGTGTTTGCTGATGGGAGCATTTGTGCAGAAAGTGAGAAGGCGCAtgagaaatgctttttttaTCCACAGCAAACTCAGTGTTTGTAGAACATGGTCACAAAGCCGCTGATTTGTTGAATATACCGTTACATAGGTGCCAACTCTCTTGACTTTTCTGGGAGACTCCAAATATATATGACCTTCTTCCAGTGTTcaatttttacaattttctCCCATGCTTtgatcagatttttaaaaatatgcctTACTTCATGTGAGATGCACAATAACTCAAGCTCTCTCTGTCCCACactatcaacaacaacaaaatatgttaCACTGAAAATGCAGTCTGTCTCCAGGATTATCTTAGCGGCAGCTGCCACTTTGAATTATTCCTGTCTTCACTGAAAACACTTTTTGGCCGACTGGACCAGTTCTGTTTTGGCTGCGAGTGGTAAGAGAGTCTCATATTCAGGCTAACTTCATTTGATTCAGGCAAAACACTGGCATGTTTAAGGTTTTGGTATGCTACAAACAGTAATATGAGATCCAGATGGGcctttaatgtaataataaaaaaaaaagtttgttaagCAGCTTCTTCTGTGTCGTGCCGATATATTTACATGCCTATCACAGATCTATCAATATCATATTGGTGTCAGTGTATATTTTGTCAGATAATTGGCAATATGAAACCCccaccctcttcttcttcatcttcttctttttttttttttttttacaaaacataCTGCAGAAAAAGATGCTTTGGGTAAAggcgatgtgtgtgtgaggtttctGTTTATCATCTTCACAAGGGGTCAAAGCCTCTTTAGGAAAAGGACTGTTTTGCTAAAATTATGGATGGGTTAAGAGCATTTCACATGCACATCATCAATAGAATTTCCACAGCATGTATGACAGTGTTATGCATGTGAGTATAtgtcaatctgtgtgtgtgtgtgtgtgtgtgtgtgtgtgtgtgtgcacctccaCATGGTGTACGTGACGGCCACAGAGGCGCCCAGGAAGGAGGGGAAGCAGAGCAGGGTGATGAAGATGGTGGTCATCTGGCTGGCTCTGTAGGGCTTCCTGGGAGCCTGGCAGTTCATCATCAGACTGCCCTGTGGGAAGACACAACACAGgccaggggtcagaggtcacctcCCCCAGCTCTGCAGTCAGAGGCTCTGagccaaaacagagaaaactgcatcaAACTGGTCTTGAAAGATGGGAAATACACAAGCTCAGGTTTAGCCTTGTTTTTATTGCCAGGTACATTTTATAGTTACTCTGGGTTTAGCATGTTGAATCTGTGAACTGAATACAAATACAgcaaagaggcagaaaaaacaTCCTACAGATCACAGCTTCAGCCACAAGGCCATGGCCCACCAGTTGACCTTGAGTGCCCCCTAGTGGTCTGAAGACTTAACATCATTTAAAATGCCAGAAGCCTTAGTGATCAGCCTtagtgattatttatttattttttaaattaatgtacAACAGAGTGAATTTTTCCCCATATTTATGTATACATCTAAGTGCAATAATAATGTTTCTATCACCGTGTCTGACGTGGTGTGTCTACCAAATGTCATGACAGCAAGTTTCATATTTAGCCTGCAAGTCCAACGGAATAAAATGGGAGCTTTATcttgaattaatgaatgaacgcatgaataaataagcaagcaagtaaataagtaaataagtaagtaagtgagtgagtaagtaaataaataaataaatacaattaaaaaatgacTGGGATACTATTCCTTATGCAACATCTAAGACTGTCTGCAGACATAACCCAGATAATATCAATTACGAATTtgccagaaataaaaaaaaactatttcacaTGAGTGCAGCATAAAGCACAACCACATTCACAAAAGGAAGGAAGTGATTGTggcacagcagagagagaggaagatcgGAAgatgcaaaggaaaaaaaaaacactggtagCGACAAtaatattcacaatatttgaAATTTTGACTGGCTTGTAACCAGGTGTCCCCAGTTATAAGACTGTAGTACAATTTGTAAACAATACACTTAGTTATGATTCTGATGTCCTCATCCGATTTTCACGACAGGTAGTCATGACAGGTAGTTGAAAAACAGGTAGTCTGATAAGGCAGCAAGTAGCAAGTGTCATGTGAGTTGTGTGCTTTTTCACACAACTCACACCAACTGATTCTGGGGTGAAAGGAAAGCTAAGGGGGTGACATTCCACCCTGATTTTGGGCAGACCAATGGACCCAACGATGAGACAGCTCAGCATCAGTGTGGCAGAAAAAGAGTCTGGTTAGTACAGTCCTGCAGGGGAGTCACAATACCTTCTTAATAtagaagagcagcagcagcttcaaaaTTTGTATTGCAGGCAGAAGAGGAGTGAAGAGAACACCCAacctgaaaaaaacaatttaattcgTCATTGATGATCTTAAGAAGCAGGTTCAAGCAAATATTTGACTTAAATAAGCACAAATACATCAACATCCTGAGAGTGTATTTCGTACCAGGCTAAGGTCTGTCCATAGATGAGTTCCAGGACATTCCTGGCGATATCAAACAccggcctcctgctcctcctcagcaCCTTCTCAGAAaacaacctgcacacacacgagAAGACAGAAATTGATATACTGCTACAATGATAATGACATATAACACACTAACTGCAGTCTGGGCATGATTCAGCTAGAACATGGGCGCCATATACGTAAAGCATCTGGATATATAGCCTATAGTGTGCAGGTGTTAGTAAAGCACACATTTCCAGTAGGCATATTACCAAACCCTCTCAGGTCTGTATACCCTCTGCAGTGACTGAGCCCATTTTTCAAATCAAGAGCCTCGGGCTAACTCTGGCTAAGAAAAGTGACCGAGAGACAGCTGAAAAAAACTACCCACCTCCAAAGAAACTCTCCAAATAAGGTGTCTAGTCCAGTGAAGATGAAGTCCATGAGTAGGAAGCGATACAGCTCCTGGCCGACGAAATTCTCCCAGCACTGAAGACAACATTATCAAACAGCATGCAGTGAGCGACACTATACCAAGCAACACAAACTCAGAGATtcagagacaaagacaataaACTCTTGATGAAGCAGCTAGAAAATGGTACACCATCTGGAAAGGCCCATAATGTTGGAAATAAAGAACAATTTCTCATCGTTAATGTTACCTGCAAGCCGAGATTCTGAGGTTCAACAGCCACCCTTCCCAGCCAGTGGTAGGAGAGAATGCCTAGCACGCTCACTTTCAACATCAGGTTTCTAGAAAGCACAGAGCAAACAGCACGGTGTCAACCAAAACCAAACATTTTGCACCCACTTGGCCTCcaacattaaaggaatactccaacatttttggaaaaataccctttttccaacttaccaaGACTGAGACATataatttttctctctttgacagagctaataactcccatagacttcaaatCTTTCatctaagctaacatgaaatacTACCCAtatga of Myripristis murdjan chromosome 1, fMyrMur1.1, whole genome shotgun sequence contains these proteins:
- the notum1b gene encoding inactive palmitoleoyl-protein carboxylesterase notum1b, with translation MRSGGVQGRSGGVSVVRSCLLLLLIQVSAPAEARRLRGGRAQTRRVQLSPPYRERPEGAESFPLDFTAVEGNMDNFMIQIKNLAQSLYPCSAQKLDQDMKLHFLKNASVTCNDGSPAGYYIKESKGSKRWLVFLEGGWYCFNKQTCDVRYETMRRLMSSTKWPTTRTGTGILSPQPEENPHWWNANMVFIPYCSSDVWSGATAKTDNNDYAFMGSLIIKEVVNELLTKGLDNAKVLLLAGSSAGGTGVLLNVDHVAEQLESQGYPGVRVKGLADSGWFLDNKQYRFTDCLDTITCAPTEAIKRGIRYWGGLVPESCRQAHVGEEWNCFFGYKVYPTLKSPVFVVQWLFDEAQLTVDNIHLTGQPVHEGQWRYIQNLGQELRNTLHDVPAMFAPACLSHELITRTNWMDIQVKGTSLPRALYCWDRGLQDTIHTNNSHGNHNHQNHKVQPMRGCPLHLIDSCPWPHCNPTCPTIRDQLTGQEMSVIQFLKHLGFDVQKMAQQQGMDPGKLLGMLNNGN